One Kribbella sp. NBC_00662 genomic region harbors:
- a CDS encoding helix-turn-helix domain-containing protein: MTESGAQSGPTALRVILGAHLRRMRVAAGISRSDAGWEIRSSESKISRMELGRVGLKERDVGDLLGLYGLDDDEERERLLRLAREANNPGWWHRYGDVLPSWFHSYLDLEAAAQLIRVYELQFIPGLLQTPDYIRAVVQLGRGMIPGEEVERRVTLRTNRQGVLSRPEPVRLWAVVDEAVLRRPIGGVKSMIEQLNHLIDASQLPNVTLQVMPFSVGGHAATGGAYSILRFPEQDLPDMVYIEHLTSALYLDKLEDLDQYTATMEALCVAAPPPNKTRDILTDIRKDFER; encoded by the coding sequence GTGACCGAGTCGGGCGCGCAAAGCGGACCGACCGCGCTGCGCGTCATTCTCGGAGCGCACCTTCGCCGGATGCGGGTGGCCGCCGGTATCAGCCGGTCGGACGCGGGCTGGGAGATCCGGTCGTCGGAGTCCAAGATCAGCCGGATGGAGCTGGGCCGCGTCGGCCTGAAGGAACGCGACGTCGGCGACCTGCTCGGTCTGTACGGGCTCGACGACGACGAAGAGCGCGAGCGGCTGCTGCGACTCGCGCGTGAGGCGAACAACCCCGGTTGGTGGCACCGGTACGGCGACGTACTGCCGAGCTGGTTCCACTCTTATCTGGACCTCGAGGCGGCGGCGCAGCTGATCCGTGTCTACGAGCTCCAGTTCATCCCCGGTCTGCTGCAGACGCCCGACTACATCCGCGCGGTGGTCCAGCTGGGTCGCGGCATGATCCCCGGCGAGGAGGTCGAGCGCCGCGTCACGCTGCGGACCAACCGCCAGGGCGTGCTGAGCCGCCCGGAGCCGGTTCGTCTCTGGGCTGTCGTGGACGAGGCGGTACTGCGCCGGCCGATCGGCGGCGTCAAGAGCATGATCGAGCAGCTCAACCACTTGATCGACGCGTCGCAGCTGCCCAACGTCACGCTGCAGGTGATGCCGTTCAGCGTCGGCGGACACGCAGCCACCGGCGGCGCCTACAGCATCCTCCGTTTCCCGGAGCAGGACCTGCCCGACATGGTCTACATCGAGCACCTCACCAGCGCCCTGTACCTGGACAAGCTGGAAGACCTCGACCAGTACACAGCCACCATGGAAGCCCTCTGCGTCGCCGCCCCACCCCCGAACAAGACCCGCGACATCCTCACCGACATCCGCAAGGACTTCGAGCGCTGA
- a CDS encoding carbohydrate ABC transporter permease produces the protein MRRFWLYAAVVVGAAVMLFPFLWTVITSITPDGSLADGPTLIVHNPTLDAYRTLLDAMPIWRILANSLLIAIASTGFQLITGSMAAYGFARLHFPLKNVIFGCYLATLMVPLQVLVVPLFIEMKTLNLQDTYFALLAPTIASAFGVFLLRQAVSAVPAELDEAATIDGAGHLRIFTTIVLPLIRPALATVAVFAFMGSWNSFLWPLVVIRSPEFMTLPLGLSTLQGQFTTQWNVVMAGSVVSIVPIAVIYLLAQRHIIAGVAHTGIK, from the coding sequence ATGCGTAGGTTCTGGCTGTACGCCGCTGTCGTGGTCGGCGCGGCCGTGATGCTGTTCCCGTTCCTCTGGACCGTGATCACCTCGATCACCCCGGACGGCTCGCTGGCGGACGGGCCGACGCTGATCGTGCACAACCCGACCCTGGACGCGTACCGAACGCTGCTCGACGCGATGCCGATCTGGCGGATCCTGGCGAACTCGCTGCTGATCGCGATCGCCTCGACCGGGTTCCAGCTGATCACCGGCTCGATGGCGGCGTACGGGTTCGCCCGGCTGCACTTCCCGTTGAAGAACGTGATCTTCGGCTGCTACCTGGCCACGCTGATGGTCCCGCTGCAGGTGCTCGTCGTACCGCTGTTCATCGAGATGAAGACGCTGAACCTGCAGGACACGTACTTCGCCCTGCTCGCGCCGACGATCGCGTCCGCGTTCGGCGTGTTCCTGCTCCGGCAGGCGGTCAGCGCCGTACCGGCCGAGCTGGACGAGGCGGCCACGATCGACGGCGCCGGGCATCTGCGCATCTTCACCACGATCGTGCTGCCGCTGATCCGGCCCGCGCTCGCGACGGTCGCGGTGTTCGCGTTCATGGGCAGCTGGAACAGCTTCCTCTGGCCGCTGGTGGTGATCCGGTCACCGGAATTCATGACGCTGCCGCTCGGCCTGTCGACACTGCAAGGCCAGTTCACCACCCAATGGAATGTCGTGATGGCGGGCTCGGTCGTCTCGATCGTGCCGATCGCGGTCATCTACCTGCTCGCGCAGCGCCACATCATCGCCGGTGTCGCACACACCGGTATCAAGTAG
- a CDS encoding NAD(P)/FAD-dependent oxidoreductase: MWDLVIVGAGPAGAAAALGALGADPSLSVLLVDRHDFPRDKACGDGIAPHVLDLLAGVGVKGILDDWTPVRRFVLNRGSAGVDREMARPTWVVPRMVFDQRLVEAAQAAGAHLVRRRVRGLAVQGQSVTIDGDLHGRFVVGADGAHSVVRQELGTKPGPVALAIRGYAPTPPSRAASQVIAYGPGRQPSYAWSFDRGDGWSNVGYGELLAGTRPTRADLLANLETLLPGATDGGKSWWGHHLPLAGWRWRPRSGPVLLAGDAAGLINPMTGEGIYYAVATGLLAGRSIADALRAGNSDAGTPYRRRTSRLLSRHLRHTALVAQLSRSDRILDAGIRAANTDQGIFDDLVELGLADGHLTRRLLRKLLP, encoded by the coding sequence GTGTGGGATCTGGTGATTGTGGGGGCCGGCCCGGCGGGAGCCGCGGCCGCGCTCGGGGCGTTGGGGGCGGATCCGAGCCTGTCGGTGCTGCTGGTCGACCGGCACGACTTTCCGCGGGACAAGGCGTGCGGTGACGGGATCGCGCCACACGTGCTGGATCTGCTCGCCGGCGTCGGCGTCAAGGGGATCCTCGACGACTGGACACCGGTACGGCGGTTCGTGCTGAATCGCGGCAGCGCCGGCGTCGATCGCGAGATGGCGCGTCCGACCTGGGTCGTACCGCGGATGGTGTTCGACCAGCGACTCGTCGAGGCTGCGCAAGCGGCCGGGGCCCACCTCGTACGGCGACGGGTCCGAGGCCTCGCAGTCCAGGGGCAGTCCGTCACGATCGACGGCGACCTGCACGGCCGTTTCGTCGTCGGGGCGGACGGTGCCCACTCCGTCGTACGGCAGGAGCTCGGCACGAAGCCCGGTCCGGTCGCGCTCGCGATCCGTGGCTACGCGCCGACGCCGCCCTCGCGGGCGGCGAGCCAGGTGATCGCGTACGGTCCCGGCCGGCAACCGTCGTACGCCTGGTCGTTCGATCGCGGCGACGGCTGGTCGAACGTCGGGTACGGCGAACTCCTCGCCGGCACCCGCCCCACGCGAGCCGACCTGCTCGCGAACCTCGAGACCCTGCTGCCCGGCGCGACCGACGGCGGCAAGTCGTGGTGGGGACATCATCTGCCACTCGCCGGATGGAGATGGCGACCGCGGAGCGGCCCGGTGCTGCTCGCGGGTGACGCGGCCGGCCTGATCAATCCGATGACCGGTGAAGGCATCTATTACGCGGTCGCAACCGGCCTGCTCGCCGGTCGCTCGATCGCGGACGCGCTCAGGGCAGGCAACTCGGACGCCGGTACGCCGTACCGTCGGCGGACGTCACGACTCTTGTCGAGGCATCTGCGCCACACCGCACTCGTCGCCCAGCTCAGCCGCTCCGACCGGATCCTCGACGCGGGCATCCGCGCGGCGAACACCGACCAGGGCATCTTCGACGACCTCGTCGAACTGGGCCTCGCCGACGGCCACCTCACTCGCCGCCTGCTCCGGAAGCTGCTGCCTTGA
- a CDS encoding epoxide hydrolase family protein — MTIEPFCLDVPDSELDDLRRRLDLVRWPSELPGVGWSRGVPLAYLQDLVAYWRSSYDWRAAEARLNEWPQYTTVIDGARVHFAHLPSTDPAAIPLVLTHGWPGSVVEFTEVAKLLTDFHLVIPTIPGFTLSGPVEEPGWEFKRVARAWTELMTRLGYRRYGVQGGDWGSAISREVGRIDPERVIGVHLNLIPGAGATSEPTAEELAPLDPVERERTWASWRRQQEFASEQQGYADLQSTRPQTLAYALTDSPVGQMAWIAEKFATWADPAAPIDRDVLLTNVMLYWLTRTAGSAGAIYYERAHASYWGRPAEPSRTPTALLDLAHENFIPLRHKVARSDNIVRWTSHPHGGHFAALEQPAVLAEDIRAFFRA, encoded by the coding sequence GTGACGATCGAACCGTTCTGCCTGGACGTGCCGGACAGCGAGCTGGACGACCTGCGCCGGCGCCTCGACCTGGTGCGCTGGCCCTCCGAACTGCCCGGCGTCGGATGGTCCCGCGGTGTCCCGCTGGCCTATCTCCAGGACCTGGTTGCCTACTGGCGGTCCTCCTACGACTGGCGAGCTGCCGAAGCGCGGTTGAACGAGTGGCCGCAGTACACGACCGTGATCGACGGAGCTCGGGTTCATTTCGCGCATCTGCCGTCGACGGACCCGGCGGCGATCCCGCTCGTTCTCACCCACGGATGGCCCGGGTCGGTCGTCGAGTTCACCGAGGTCGCGAAGCTGCTGACCGACTTCCACCTGGTGATCCCGACCATCCCGGGGTTCACGTTGTCCGGCCCGGTGGAGGAGCCCGGCTGGGAGTTCAAGCGCGTCGCCCGCGCGTGGACCGAGCTGATGACGCGGCTCGGCTACCGGCGGTACGGCGTACAAGGTGGCGACTGGGGTTCGGCGATCTCCCGCGAGGTCGGGCGGATCGATCCCGAGCGCGTGATCGGCGTACATCTCAATCTCATCCCCGGAGCGGGGGCGACCTCCGAGCCGACGGCGGAGGAGCTTGCCCCGCTCGATCCGGTTGAGCGGGAACGCACCTGGGCGTCGTGGCGCCGGCAGCAGGAGTTCGCTTCGGAGCAGCAGGGGTACGCCGATCTGCAGTCGACGCGACCGCAGACGCTGGCGTATGCGCTGACCGACTCACCGGTCGGGCAGATGGCGTGGATCGCGGAGAAGTTCGCGACCTGGGCGGATCCGGCCGCGCCGATCGACCGCGACGTACTCCTGACCAACGTGATGCTCTACTGGCTCACGCGGACTGCGGGTTCGGCGGGCGCGATCTACTACGAGCGTGCGCATGCGTCGTACTGGGGCCGGCCGGCCGAGCCGTCGCGGACGCCGACCGCGTTGCTCGATCTGGCGCACGAGAACTTCATCCCGCTGCGGCACAAGGTCGCCCGGAGCGACAACATCGTGCGGTGGACCAGTCATCCGCACGGCGGTCACTTCGCCGCGCTCGAACAGCCGGCCGTGCTGGCCGAGGACATCCGCGCGTTCTTCAGGGCTTGA
- a CDS encoding sugar ABC transporter substrate-binding protein, with translation MRLLKFAAVGAAAALALTACGQGSATKQAAAPDGKSVVRYMNFSSNDGHEKDLTAIVTAFQAANPDITVQVETVPYADYFTKLQTAVAGGTAADAFELNYENFVTYATNGSLAELKSVDSSVYKKSLYDAFNTDGKQYGVPESFSNVVLFYNKALFKQAGVAEPTADWTWKDEQAAAAKLTNKATKVWGDYQPVSYNEFYKVLAQNGGEFLNADRTEATFNSPQGVEAAKFLVDKVGKTMPTEADGAGTPDFDTKLFTSGKLAMWHTGIWMFSALSGAKFDWDVVVEPGNTQKASAMFANGLVVNAASKNADAAQKWITYLSSSDETTKTRLASSWELPPIADESKLKSYLDQPKPANREAVFTALEKPVLPPVVERQQEMQDTVTQELTAAAAGRKTVEKALADAQSKVNGLLKK, from the coding sequence ATGCGTCTACTGAAATTCGCGGCTGTCGGGGCGGCCGCCGCGCTCGCACTGACCGCCTGCGGCCAGGGATCCGCGACCAAGCAAGCCGCCGCACCGGACGGCAAGTCGGTCGTCCGGTACATGAACTTCTCGTCGAACGACGGTCACGAGAAGGACCTGACCGCGATCGTCACCGCCTTCCAGGCAGCCAACCCGGACATCACGGTGCAGGTCGAGACCGTGCCGTACGCCGACTACTTCACCAAGCTGCAGACGGCCGTCGCCGGCGGCACCGCGGCCGACGCGTTCGAGCTCAACTACGAGAACTTCGTGACGTATGCGACGAACGGTTCGCTGGCCGAACTGAAGAGCGTCGACTCGTCGGTCTACAAGAAGTCGCTGTACGACGCCTTCAACACCGACGGCAAGCAGTACGGCGTACCGGAGTCGTTCTCGAACGTCGTGCTGTTCTACAACAAGGCTCTGTTCAAGCAAGCCGGGGTCGCCGAGCCGACGGCCGACTGGACCTGGAAGGACGAGCAGGCCGCGGCCGCCAAGCTGACGAACAAGGCGACCAAGGTGTGGGGCGACTACCAGCCGGTCTCGTACAACGAGTTCTACAAGGTGCTCGCGCAGAACGGCGGCGAGTTCCTGAACGCGGACCGGACCGAAGCGACGTTCAACTCTCCGCAGGGTGTCGAGGCGGCGAAGTTCCTCGTCGACAAGGTCGGCAAGACGATGCCGACCGAGGCCGACGGCGCCGGTACGCCGGACTTCGACACGAAGCTGTTCACGTCCGGGAAGCTGGCCATGTGGCACACCGGGATCTGGATGTTCTCCGCGCTGTCCGGTGCGAAGTTCGACTGGGACGTGGTGGTCGAGCCCGGCAACACGCAGAAGGCGTCGGCGATGTTCGCGAACGGCCTGGTGGTGAACGCGGCATCGAAGAACGCCGACGCCGCGCAGAAGTGGATCACCTATCTGTCGTCGTCCGACGAGACGACCAAGACCCGGCTCGCGTCGTCGTGGGAGCTGCCGCCGATCGCCGACGAGAGCAAACTGAAGAGCTACCTCGACCAGCCGAAGCCGGCCAACCGGGAGGCGGTCTTCACTGCACTCGAGAAGCCGGTCCTGCCGCCGGTCGTCGAACGCCAGCAGGAGATGCAGGACACCGTCACGCAGGAACTGACCGCTGCTGCGGCCGGCCGCAAGACGGTCGAGAAGGCACTGGCCGACGCCCAGTCCAAGGTGAACGGCCTTCTCAAGAAGTGA
- a CDS encoding SigB/SigF/SigG family RNA polymerase sigma factor has product MVTSIMERVSTRCATPADRAAREAATRKLMERRAASTAEGERQELLEQVVELNLEMAQGIARRFRGRGAESDDLEQVAYLGLVKAAHHYRLEADTPFIGFAIPTIRGEVKRYFRDCAWTVRIPRRLQEMQGTIASKLPELEQQLNREPTPAEIAEHLEVEVTEVEQALAAKGCFNVLSLDRPAEADAELTLADVVADDDDASIDQLETVEMLEPVLADLGERDRRILQLRFIEGWTQSEIGNDIGVSQMQVSRVLRRILDDLRDKLAPTQAAA; this is encoded by the coding sequence ATGGTCACGAGCATCATGGAGCGGGTTTCCACCCGCTGCGCCACCCCGGCCGATCGGGCCGCACGTGAAGCAGCTACCCGGAAGCTGATGGAACGCCGGGCTGCCAGTACCGCCGAAGGCGAACGGCAGGAACTTCTCGAACAAGTCGTCGAGCTCAATCTGGAAATGGCGCAGGGCATCGCGCGCCGCTTCCGCGGGCGCGGCGCCGAGTCGGACGACCTGGAGCAGGTCGCTTATCTGGGGCTGGTGAAAGCAGCCCATCACTACCGGCTCGAAGCAGACACCCCGTTCATCGGGTTCGCCATCCCGACCATCCGCGGCGAGGTCAAGCGGTACTTCCGCGACTGCGCCTGGACGGTGCGGATCCCGCGCCGGCTGCAGGAGATGCAAGGCACGATCGCATCGAAGCTGCCGGAGCTGGAGCAGCAACTGAACCGCGAACCGACGCCGGCCGAGATCGCCGAGCACCTCGAGGTCGAGGTCACCGAGGTCGAGCAGGCGCTGGCCGCGAAGGGCTGTTTCAATGTGCTGTCGCTGGACCGGCCGGCCGAGGCCGATGCCGAACTGACGCTGGCCGACGTCGTCGCCGACGACGATGACGCGAGCATCGACCAGTTGGAGACGGTCGAGATGCTCGAGCCGGTGCTCGCCGATCTCGGCGAACGCGACCGGCGAATCCTTCAACTGCGCTTCATCGAGGGCTGGACGCAGTCGGAGATCGGCAACGACATCGGCGTCAGCCAGATGCAGGTGTCCCGGGTGCTGCGCCGGATCCTGGACGACCTCCGCGACAAACTCGCCCCGACCCAGGCTGCCGCCTGA
- a CDS encoding DUF2461 domain-containing protein, which produces MSFTGFPAAALDFYDDLEMDNTKSFWTAHKEVYEESVRAPMTALLAELEEEFGTAKLFRPYRDVRFAKDKTPYKTHQGAFIDLAPALGWYVQVSAPGVRVAAGFYDASSERLARVRTAIAEDRRGKQLEKLLGKLTRAGWTVGGDKLKTSPRGYDADHPRIDLLRHKSLTVSKSYGFEPIIHTPELATQIRTDWQATKPLLTWLTDNS; this is translated from the coding sequence ATGAGTTTTACCGGTTTTCCGGCTGCGGCGCTGGATTTCTACGACGATCTCGAAATGGACAACACCAAGTCGTTCTGGACGGCGCACAAGGAGGTCTACGAGGAGTCCGTCCGCGCACCGATGACCGCGCTGCTCGCGGAGCTCGAGGAGGAGTTCGGCACGGCGAAACTGTTCCGCCCGTACCGCGACGTCCGCTTCGCGAAGGACAAGACGCCGTACAAGACCCACCAGGGCGCCTTCATCGACCTGGCTCCGGCCCTGGGCTGGTATGTCCAGGTGTCCGCGCCCGGCGTACGAGTAGCCGCCGGCTTCTACGACGCATCCTCCGAACGCCTGGCCCGGGTCCGCACCGCGATAGCCGAGGACCGCCGAGGCAAACAACTGGAAAAACTCCTCGGTAAGCTCACCCGAGCCGGCTGGACGGTCGGCGGCGACAAACTCAAAACCAGTCCCCGCGGCTACGACGCGGACCACCCCCGCATCGACCTACTCCGCCACAAGTCCCTCACGGTCTCCAAGTCCTACGGCTTCGAGCCCATCATCCACACCCCCGAACTAGCCACCCAGATCCGCACCGACTGGCAAGCCACCAAACCCCTCCTGACCTGGCTCACCGACAACAGCTGA
- a CDS encoding zinc-binding alcohol dehydrogenase family protein translates to MRAIQVTQFGGPEVLVPTELDPPVAGPDQLLVEVSAAGVNFADTHRTDGSYRGGVTLPFVPGVEIVGRTDGRRILSPIFETGGGYAEYAVAPAHRAVDVPDEVSDGQALALLIQGLTAWHVLKNSARLSPGETVLVNAAAGGVGSLAIQLAKHFGAGQVIATASTAAKRELALDLGADVALDNNQDGYAERVLQATGGVDVVLDSTGGATMLAGLECLNGFGRLVNYGNASREGRPSVDPSALAQRNLSVAGFWLVPAMDLPGGYVEPLTELLALTAAKKLSPLVGAEYPLEEARRSHEDLLARRTTGKLILKP, encoded by the coding sequence ATGCGCGCGATCCAGGTCACCCAGTTCGGCGGTCCCGAGGTTCTCGTCCCGACCGAGCTGGACCCGCCCGTCGCCGGACCGGACCAGCTCCTGGTCGAGGTCAGCGCCGCCGGGGTGAACTTCGCCGACACGCATCGCACCGACGGCTCGTACCGCGGCGGCGTCACGCTCCCGTTCGTCCCCGGTGTCGAGATCGTCGGCCGGACGGACGGTCGCCGCATCCTCTCCCCCATCTTCGAGACCGGCGGCGGGTACGCCGAGTACGCCGTCGCGCCGGCACACCGCGCCGTCGACGTACCGGACGAGGTCAGCGACGGACAGGCGCTCGCGCTGCTCATCCAAGGACTGACCGCCTGGCACGTGCTGAAGAACAGTGCGCGACTCAGCCCCGGTGAGACCGTCCTGGTCAACGCGGCGGCAGGCGGAGTCGGGTCACTCGCCATTCAGCTGGCGAAACACTTCGGAGCTGGGCAGGTCATTGCGACCGCCTCGACCGCGGCCAAGCGAGAGCTGGCACTCGACCTCGGCGCAGATGTTGCTCTGGACAACAACCAGGACGGGTACGCCGAGAGAGTGCTCCAGGCTACCGGTGGGGTCGATGTCGTGCTGGACTCGACCGGTGGGGCAACGATGCTGGCCGGACTCGAGTGCCTCAACGGATTCGGACGGTTGGTGAACTACGGCAACGCGAGCCGCGAGGGCCGGCCGTCCGTCGACCCGAGCGCGCTTGCCCAACGCAACCTTTCGGTCGCCGGCTTCTGGCTCGTCCCGGCGATGGACCTCCCCGGCGGGTACGTCGAACCGCTGACCGAGCTGCTCGCCCTCACCGCTGCGAAGAAGCTCAGCCCGCTCGTCGGCGCGGAGTACCCGCTCGAGGAGGCTCGCCGCTCGCACGAGGACCTCCTCGCCCGCCGGACCACCGGCAAGCTGATTCTCAAGCCCTGA
- a CDS encoding DUF397 domain-containing protein: MTAIYNGMPGDSNSELIWKKSQRSGPNGNCVEVAKLSDGGVAVRNSRFTDGPALVFTKAEIEAFLGGVHDGEFDYLA; this comes from the coding sequence ATGACTGCGATCTACAACGGCATGCCCGGCGACTCGAACAGTGAGCTGATCTGGAAGAAGAGCCAGCGCAGCGGCCCCAACGGCAACTGTGTCGAGGTTGCGAAGCTGTCGGACGGCGGTGTGGCGGTGCGCAACTCGCGCTTCACCGACGGCCCGGCCCTGGTGTTCACGAAGGCCGAGATCGAGGCGTTCCTCGGCGGCGTTCACGACGGCGAGTTCGACTACCTCGCCTGA
- a CDS encoding carbohydrate ABC transporter permease — MRAKKLGWVLFFLLPSAIPLVAFTLVPMVSSLWVSLHKWNLISPMQWVGLDNYTNLLTDPTTRQVFLHTLIYVVGYLPLVYAGGLALALVLNQRLKGRAFLRATYFLPVVTSWVVVALVWKWLLNPANGLVNQILGFFGVPGPGWWTDPHWALPAVILSSAWKDLGFVMVILLAGLQSIPSDVYEAALVDGANPWQRFWRITLPLLSPSTFFVVVISLINGFQVFDQVYVMTGGGPSGSSQVVVGHIYDLTFRYGRAGEASALSWILFAVILLITVLQVRGQRKWVHYA; from the coding sequence GTGAGGGCGAAGAAGTTGGGGTGGGTGCTGTTCTTCCTGCTGCCCAGCGCGATCCCGCTGGTCGCGTTCACGCTGGTGCCGATGGTGTCCAGCCTGTGGGTCAGCCTGCACAAGTGGAACCTGATCTCACCCATGCAGTGGGTCGGCCTCGACAACTACACCAACCTGCTGACCGACCCGACGACCCGCCAGGTCTTCCTGCACACGCTGATCTACGTCGTCGGCTATCTCCCCCTGGTGTACGCCGGTGGGCTCGCGCTGGCGCTCGTGCTCAACCAGCGACTGAAAGGCCGCGCGTTCCTGCGAGCGACGTACTTCCTGCCGGTCGTGACCAGCTGGGTGGTCGTGGCGCTCGTTTGGAAGTGGTTGCTGAACCCGGCGAACGGACTGGTCAACCAGATCCTCGGGTTCTTCGGTGTCCCCGGGCCCGGCTGGTGGACGGACCCGCACTGGGCGCTGCCGGCAGTGATCCTGTCGTCGGCCTGGAAGGACCTCGGGTTCGTCATGGTCATCCTGCTCGCCGGGCTGCAGTCCATCCCGTCGGATGTGTACGAGGCTGCGCTGGTGGACGGCGCGAACCCCTGGCAACGGTTCTGGCGGATCACTCTGCCGCTGCTGTCACCGTCGACGTTCTTCGTCGTGGTCATCTCGCTGATCAACGGCTTCCAGGTCTTCGACCAGGTGTACGTGATGACCGGCGGCGGCCCGTCCGGCAGCAGCCAGGTGGTCGTCGGGCACATCTACGACCTGACGTTCAGGTACGGACGCGCCGGTGAGGCCTCCGCGCTGTCCTGGATCCTGTTCGCGGTGATCCTGCTGATCACCGTGCTCCAGGTCCGCGGCCAGCGGAAGTGGGTGCACTATGCGTAG
- a CDS encoding ROK family protein, producing the protein MSGQSPRGGELVPSGIVVLLGTRGPTSRTAIARSLDLSPATVTQVTKDLIARGIVEELESVPSNGGRPARLLGLASQAGVALGAKVTADHVAVVTVELDGTVRSSRSHDFDPGATDALDQLGRILTTEVDDLDDRLLGVGVGVPGSVDSQASGIVDAPTLGWRAAQVGPILREAVGTPVLVDNDVNTLAAAERLYGIGREHSSYLVVTIGRGIGCGIVVDGAIYRGANGGAGEIGHIPVWADVDQPVCTCGSTGCLEAYIGADGLARTARDRGVIGPRGTLAGLLRAATTGDGTARAVYAEAGELLGRALAGVIHTVDPEVVVLLGEGVDGWEFWQSGFEPSFRRSLLPARKNVQVLVEPWTEDQWARGAASLVLASPFDAAGNGGEQSRLVRARLGAS; encoded by the coding sequence GTGAGCGGTCAGAGCCCCCGTGGTGGTGAGCTGGTGCCGTCCGGCATCGTGGTGTTGCTCGGCACCCGTGGACCCACGTCCCGGACCGCCATCGCCCGCAGCCTGGACCTCAGCCCGGCGACCGTCACGCAGGTGACCAAGGACCTGATCGCCCGCGGGATCGTCGAGGAGCTCGAGTCCGTCCCGTCGAACGGCGGCCGGCCCGCGCGGCTGCTCGGTCTGGCCAGCCAGGCCGGCGTCGCCCTCGGCGCGAAGGTCACCGCCGACCACGTCGCGGTGGTGACCGTCGAGCTCGACGGCACCGTCCGCTCGAGCCGGTCGCACGACTTCGATCCCGGCGCCACCGACGCGCTCGACCAGCTCGGCCGGATCCTCACCACCGAGGTCGACGACCTCGACGACCGGCTGCTCGGTGTCGGCGTCGGCGTGCCCGGATCGGTCGACTCCCAGGCCTCCGGGATCGTCGACGCGCCGACGCTGGGCTGGCGGGCCGCGCAGGTCGGGCCGATCCTGCGGGAGGCCGTCGGTACGCCGGTGCTCGTCGACAACGACGTGAACACGCTGGCCGCGGCCGAGCGGCTGTACGGGATCGGTCGCGAGCACTCGTCGTACCTGGTGGTCACGATCGGGCGCGGGATCGGGTGCGGGATCGTCGTCGACGGCGCGATCTACCGGGGCGCCAACGGCGGCGCCGGCGAGATCGGCCACATCCCGGTCTGGGCCGACGTGGACCAGCCGGTCTGCACCTGCGGCTCGACCGGTTGCCTGGAGGCCTACATCGGCGCCGACGGACTGGCCCGGACGGCGCGCGACCGCGGTGTGATCGGTCCGCGCGGCACGCTCGCCGGACTGTTGCGCGCAGCAACAACTGGGGACGGGACAGCCCGGGCGGTGTACGCCGAGGCCGGCGAGCTGCTCGGTCGCGCGCTGGCCGGCGTGATCCACACGGTCGACCCGGAGGTCGTCGTACTGCTTGGTGAAGGGGTGGACGGATGGGAGTTCTGGCAGAGCGGGTTCGAGCCGTCCTTCCGGCGGTCGTTGCTGCCGGCCCGCAAAAACGTGCAGGTACTGGTCGAGCCGTGGACGGAGGACCAGTGGGCCCGCGGGGCGGCGTCGCTGGTACTGGCGTCACCGTTCGACGCCGCCGGGAACGGGGGCGAGCAGAGCCGTTTGGTCCGCGCCCGGCTGGGAGCCTCGTGA